One window of Camelina sativa cultivar DH55 chromosome 4, Cs, whole genome shotgun sequence genomic DNA carries:
- the LOC104784323 gene encoding putative cyclin-dependent kinase F-2 produces the protein MEKKVIGDVTEESSLKIVSVIDKDTYGYGSVSNINNDSNLEKSYMKKTCTLKHAENLERELKTMLHFHANPFIVQASCPHLHFECNTKSATLCYIYLEYASLGNLDKMISDAGGRLPEDSVRRATRMILQGLKAIHAEGYLHCDLKPSNVFVFPSSRPGEPWDLKLTGFGLSKDPTMDTSLLFPGPRTAYKPPEAGYIVGAPDRLIGPASDVWSLGSTVLDMFGVIHLPPVAEYFWQRCSERQPADRATVDELLEHPFVSEKPSSFLEVSFFNMEQSYIIRDELIPKYPDPFGLYNVNICE, from the coding sequence ATGGAGAAAAAGGTTATTGGAGATGTGACGGAGGAATCTTCTTTGAAGATAGTCTCTGTTATTGACAAAGATACCTACGGCTACGGCTCTGTGTCCAACATTAATAATGATTCCAACTTGGAGAAATCTTACATGAAGAAGACATGTACGCTCAAACATGCCGAGAATCTCGAGAGGGAGCTTAAGACGATGCTTCACTTCCACGCCAACCCTTTCATCGTCCAAGCTTCTTGCCCTCATCTTCACTTCGAGTGTAACACCAAAAGCGCGACTTTGTGTTACATCTACCTGGAGTATGCTTCCTTAGGCAATCTCGACAAGATGATCTCTGATGCTGGTGGGAGATTGCCTGAAGATAGTGTCAGACGCGCCACTCGTATGATTCTACAAGGACTCAAGGCTATTCACGCGGAAGGTTACCTCCACTGCGACCTCAAACCCTCCAATGTTTTTGTCTTCCCTTCCAGCAGACCTGGAGAGCCATGGGATCTCAAGCTTACTGGTTTCGGCTTATCCAAAGATCCTACTATGGACACTAGCCTATTGTTTCCTGGACCCCGTACGGCGTATAAGCCGCCTGAGGCCGGGTATATTGTTGGGGCGCCGGACAGATTGATCGGACCCGCCAGTGATGTATGGTCTCTAGGGTCTACGGTTCTTGATATGTTTGGGGTAATACATCTGCCTCCGGTGGCAGAGTACTTCTGGCAACGGTGCTCTGAGCGGCAGCCTGCAGATAGGGCAACTGTGGATGAGCTCTTGGAACATCCTTTTGTGTCTGAGAAACCTTCATCCTTTCTTGAGGTTTCCTTCTTCAATATGGAACAGTCGTATATAATACGTGATGAATTGATTCCAAAATATCCAGACCCTTTCGGCCTCTACAATGTAAACATCTGCGAGTGA